From the Oryza glaberrima chromosome 5, OglaRS2, whole genome shotgun sequence genome, one window contains:
- the LOC127774235 gene encoding uncharacterized protein LOC127774235: MGGTPIILFLEDRGSTIGGKNWRPPAIGRTDRTRTYVVAIKMDKTTVIVSAVAASLGALSAILGFAADAAKHSVSLYACDCASALGMAVAASIFLMMAKVTVAAGGGCRESRAVVPSATKRTVAVACAAISWIATVIAFVMFLDTGGISSDCDKIHKGVYAGAGVLVLVSTVLGITSYLMLRTRPEPTPPIVVPMVIAFQPVYPNPLLVPVPVQAPPPNQAFAYPATLPPQGGWYGQAPNQQFAAPAPAQGYGWQAPNQQHFPCAGVVP; encoded by the exons ATGGGGGGA ACACCAATTATTCTCTTCCTGGAAGACAGAGGGTCCACTATTGGGGGAAAAAattggcggccgccggcgatcgGTAGAACCGACCGGACACGTACGTACGTCGTCGCGATTAAAATGGACAAGACGACGGTCATCGTGTCCGCGGTGGCTGCTTCCCTTGGCGCGCTCAGCGCCATCCTGGGGTTCGCTGCCGATGCCGCAAAGCACAGTGTAAGCTTATATGCGTGC GATTGCGCATCAGCGCTTGGGATGGCGGTGGCCGCGTCAATCTTCCTGATGATGGCGAAGGTCaccgtggcggccggcggcggctgccgcgaGTCCCGCGCCGTCGTCCCGTCCGCGACCAAGCggaccgtcgccgtcgcttgcgCCGCCATCTCGTG GATTGCGACGGTGATCGCGTTCGTGATGTTCCTGGACACCGGCGGCATCAGC TCTGATTGCGACAAGATCCACAAGGGCGTCTACGCTGGCGCGGGCGTACTGGTCCTCGTCTCCACGGTGCTCGGAATCACCTCCTACCTCATGCTCCGCACGCGGCCAGAGCCAACGCCGCCGATCGTGGTCCCGATGGTCATCGCGTTCCAGCCGGTATATCCTAATCCTCTTCTGGTGCCTGTGCCGGttcaagcgccgccgccgaaccagGCGTTCGCTTATCCGGCTACTTTGCCGCCACAAGGAGGATGGTACGGGCAAGCACCGAACCAGCAATTCGCGGCACCTGCTCCTGCTCAAGGCTATGGATGGCAAGCGCCGAACCAGCAACATTTCCCATGCGCAGGTGTAGTACCGTGA